The nucleotide window CCATCTATATTTGATAGGAATCAATCGGCGTCAAGCGCGCGCCAGCGAAAGGGCCAGCGGCAGTTATGGCCGACCCTGGGCGTGACGCGCTTCTGCACCAACTTTATAACCACGTCGTACTTCCGCGCGATGTTCCAGGCCAAGAGGATCCTAATCTGCACCAGCTCGGCACCGAGCTCGCACGGCGCCTGTGCGATGCCGTCAAACAAATCATTCCACACGCACCTTTGGATGACCATGCGGGTCTACATGCAGTTCGGCTTGCCCTTTCGTCGTGCCTGACGCTCAACGTTGATGGAAGGATTGACAAGCATGCACTCGCGAGGGAGTTATGGCAGCTCGAAGGCAGACACGCTCTGATACTTCATGTGACGGAGCAGAATGCTGCATTGCTAATCCACCCACACTCAAGGTAAGTTTTCAAGGGTTGACTATTGCATGCGCTGCTAACGCAAAATGCACAGTGGCAACGATGGGCGCAAGTCAATAATCTTCGAGGCATTCGAGACTTCGGCAACTAGCGAAGAAGTTCTTGCATCCGATGGTGCACTGCAGTGGGATTTTCCCGGCCAGGCTATAGCGATACCCCACGAAACTTTTCTGGACGAGGACTTCCGACAAACTTTGGTGGCATTCCTGGAGCAGAGCAGCCTCGAGACCATCAAGCAGTTTGCGGCTGTCACCACCAAAGCTTCTGCATCCATCACAGAAGTGCGCGACACACCAAATCCTACACTCGTGACCGGGTGGCTCATGGCTATACTGGAAGCTAGCGGCGCGTACCACGACACGCTCGGTCTTCGCAAGCGTGTGCGCGATACCGTATCTTTCCACAAGGCATTCAAGCCTTGGCGCCGCTCGCCCTTCTACCTCGTCCTTCGAGTCGGTATACAACGTCATCTGTACAAGCTATTTGGCCCAGAGAAGGGTAGAGTCTACTTCAAGACAATCATGTGCATGTTTCTCTCAAACTTGCTGATTGACGGACTGCACGCCATCCCGAATGACGCTTCGTATCTTCTGAGCCAGAAGCTCGGTTCTCGTCTTGCGAAGCTCGAGCAGAGCTATGCCGCAGGTGCCAAACTAGCTAGAGTTACGCATCACCAGATCTTCTCCACCTTGGGACGTCTGTTCACGGACAAACTGCTCTTTGCTACAAAGAGCTTGAAATCACAGTGGGACTCCTACACCAAGCAGATACGGCGCATCATCCACCATATCCCACCAGCTGCACGCGCTAGCGACCTCGAATTGAAACTGTTGCACAGCGGACTAGTGCTGGATAGAGCGGTACAGTCATGCACTAAGTTTGTACAGAACAGAGTGCGCCCACAGCAAGAGATACTGCATCGGTACGAAAAGTCTGCTGGCTACAAGCCCATCACAATTGTCACCAGCCGCTACCTCTGCCTCTATGCTTACGAGGAGAAGGTCTCCGAGGCTACAAGCTTAGCACTGACGCAAGACGGTTCCTCCCTATGCTTCCAGCTGGCTGATACAATCCAAGCGTACGTTGCAGAAGTTGGGGCTCAGTACAACGGGTATCCGGAATTCAGAAGTCGTCAGCTTCTCACTCTGATGGAAATTTGGAAGGCTATGGACGAGGCCGCGACTCAATGCTATCCGCTCCTCGCCCAGTATCATCCAGGCTTCGATGCACGTGTTCTGGACGTTCTCGAGCTCTCAACGTTAGACGAACTTAGCCGCCTTCAGATTGTGCAATCGTACATAGCGAAACGCTGCAGTGGGTGGTGTGGTCAGGGATCAAAGACCATTTTCGACGCACCGAACGCAGACTCATATGCCGCACGAGCATACGATGAATGTGACGATATGTCCAAGCTACAAGAACTACGGCGCGCGATTGAGAAAGATGCGGAGGACCGACTCACAGCCAAGAAGGAGGAGTGGGAAAAGGCAAGTGCACGTCACGAGTCTATGCGGCGGACGCTGGCACTGCCAACCACCGTCTGCCCAGGCTTCAGAACTGAAATCGATGCTCGCACCGGAAAGCGACCCCACAAGGCACCGTGCGCTTTTCACAAGCTCAATTGGGAAATGAAACAGATGAAGATCAACACGCATGAACACCCACTTCCAGAATCAGAACCAGAACTCAAGGCCTTGGTCTTTGAGTTGCTCTGTCCATCAACGTTTGCAGCGTACCGGGACGCCACTTGGCTGATCATATCCACTCTGGCTCATCCACCAGTTACAGCTTTAGGAGATGGCGTGCCTCTGCTCCGCGCTCACAAGGGATTGTGTCGTTTCGCCAATAAGACGAGGAGCACAGTCACGTTAGGCTCGGTCGGGAAACCGTTCACAAAGACTCATTGGGAGACCTCGAAATTCCCGACACCATTTCAAGACATATGTTACCCCTTCGCTATGTCGTTGAGATACTATGACACCGAGGGTGGGACCTGGACATCTCGGGCAAGCGCCGCTTCATTTGCTCACCTCCTCCCTTTGAAGCTGCCTACTGGATCCCCGTACCTTTCTCTGCAAAACGACGGCGAGCATTGGCCCACATCAAATGTGACCCTCGCAACGCAGACACAATGTCCCCAAGATCTGACTCCTCACGAATTCACAGCTTGGCAGAGCCTGTTGCTTGGAACCTACTTGCGCTGGCCCTGTCTATTGAGGGAGATGGGCTCGACGAACTTGAATTTCTCGACAGCTTCCACATCGGTCGTCATCTCCAGGCTTTGTCTGCAAGCTGGACCCGCATCCACCGACGACATCCTGCGTGACACTCATTCGATCTTTCACGATGTTACCTTCTGCCTCAAGCTGCTCGAGCAAGTAGACAGCCGCTTGGAAACCATTCGGCGTAATTGGCGCGAGGCAATCCAGCTTGACATCCTGTTAAGCATCCTCCTCAAGGTCAATGCGATGAACTCTAGTACTCGCATCAGCCGGGTTGTATCAAAACTGCTCGGAAAAGCACGCGCCATAGCTGCAGGATGGTACAAGAACCAAAACCTTGGAAGCGACCAAGCTGAGTCTGGCCCCTCAATATTCGCCATCTGGGCAGCTGTGCTGTACAAGCGCACGGTCTActcgctgttggcgccaCACTGTGACATATCGTCTCAAATTCTGGCAGACTTCATTATAATGTCGATCGCCCTTCAGGAGTGTCTAGTGGGTGAGTTCAACTCATTGCCATACAATCTCAGGAACGCGATCCTGCGGGATCTCTACCTGGTTTGGAGCTCTCGCCACCAACTTCAAACCATTATCGTTTCCGATAGCCACGCAATGCTTGAGGCAGTGGAAGCAGTCTGGCCAGCTCCCGTCACGATTGCTCCCCGTACGTACATCGTGCCAGACACTTGGTGGCTTGTCATGACGTTAGCCATGGAGCAAGGCAGTCAACACCACGTGCACTACAATATCCTTCATGGCATGCTGCTGATCGATGGGCATCCAATGGGCATGTTACCACCCGAGTATCTGCATTCGCCGATCTTGCAAGAACTTCTTGGGTCTCAGAGCCCTAAATCCTTCCCGTCGGCGATGCCGGGAATGTCTTTGGTCATAAGCCGGCCGCTGGCGAACATTTACTGGCTACATCTAGGTTTCCGTGGCGAGCGACTGGTCATCCGTGCTGAACAGCGAGGAAAGCAGCAAAGCAAAGTATTCGAACTCATTGATAGATCACTGTTTAGCAACGATCTTCCTGCTGCGCTCGTCGAGAAGTGCTACCACTGGGTGGATCTCGCAGCCCAAACCATGGAGATCCGACAACAAGAACCGTTCAAGTCGAAGCTTTCGAACTGGCGTTTGGATCTCAAGACTAGGCGCGCAACACGCAACGCAACACGCAACGCAGGCTCCACCTTGGTTGATCCTCACTGTGCGCTCGCCCGGAGCATTGCTGAAAACTTTTCCTACTTCGAGTTTGCCAATATGATAACCGTGTATCAACCGCCAAACAGTAATATCAGGGTCGAGTTGCATCGTCTCGAACTACACTTTGTTGTCAATCGGAATGGGTCACTCCTCTGCCCTCAACTAGGGGCTATTGTTGCCGAAACTGCATACCAGGATGTCGGGACATGGCATGGTCTCCGAAGCAAATTGGTCATGCGATCCATAGGGAGTCCCACGCAGTTCAGTGTCCTTCTACCCATGGGTAGCCATGTCATCAAGCGGCACGGGCCTCATGTATCGATCGTGGTGAGGAACAAGGGCGAGTATCTGAAGTTCGAAGTCAACAACGTTCTTGGGCGGATCGAATGTCCTGCGGAGCCTCTTATGCTGTACTACAGGGCATTGTGGCATGCGTTGACAGCTCATCCCATACCAGACGTGCTCACTGGTCGCACTGGAGTCGAAGAAGCTCTTCAGTATCTGACTTCCGGAGCCTACCGCCCATGGACGCCGTTAAATCCCAGCGCGCGGGATCTGCTCTTGATGATCGCAAAGCTGTCGCCCCGTAGAGGCTACTACCCGCCGACAATGAAGAAGATGGAGTCTGTGACTTGGGATCCTGACACGACGGTGTACATGCAGGATGACAGGTACCGCCGAGCTGTCAACGACATTCTATTGAGGAACGCGCAACTTCAGAAGTTCTCACCGCCGTTCGAGTCTGTTGATCGAAGTCCAACCGGTGCCGGTCATGATCACCTGGAAAATCGAGCTCTATCACGGGTCCCTGGCAGCACATCCAAGCATGCCCAGGCTTACCTGCGAAGAGACGGTCGTCTTGTTGGAACCCAACGCGAACACGTTATCAGCTTGGCAAAGGTCCTTTTTGTCTCGACCCACGAAGCTGTACGCAATGTGCAGCTAGCGAGACTGTTCGAAAACACGTCGGTCATTGGTGGCTACGTGAAGCGATTCGACATGATTCAGATCACGGATATCCTGGAAGCAGATCAGGTGCTGCACTGGGGACCTCTGGTTATCACTGCCCTGAAATGCTCCAACAACAAGAAGTTTCACTTGACGTTTTTATTCTGCTTGTTGGCGTTCTCTCCCACTGCGAACATGCAGTTACTGCGAGGTGCGCTTTCATTCGCTCTTCTTCACGACCTGAGAGTATTGCGACTTCCGAAGAGCCCTTCATACAATCGTTTTGTATCTCACGAAATGCCCACCGTGGATCGCCTCATGGAATTAATGGAGGATGCAAAGCAGCCATACGTCGCGAATGTCAAGGCCAAACCAAGCAGGGTTTTGAATCTCGAGTTGCGGCACAACACGGATGCCACGGACGCATGCAGGACGCTTGCAACATCCATTGTTGCCCTATGGCCATCCAAAGACCTTGACCGTCTTCTCCTGACAACGGTCAACGATAGCTTGCTTGATCGTGAAGAAGCCTTGGCGCTCGTGCGGCCAGAGTGGAACAGGTTGGTTGACAACGACGATTTCTCTGATCACCTTGTCGAGCTCCAAACAGTTCTTTCATCGTACCCAGAGTTGAGTCAAGCCGAGCATCAGACTGAGTCTCGATTTGATGTTTCGCCATCCTCTCTGTATCCGTCAACCATGGGGGGCGGTGGGACTCTGCTCCTCAAGGATGTCTTGACGAAAGATATTTCCTTCATCTCGGCTAAGAGCAGAGAAGTCGACTACGTTGAGCCCTTCAAGAAGCCCAGGGTGTTTAACGTGATGCAGCTTCTTCCGGCCAACTCATATGTTTCGAAACCCGTTGGGGAACTCTCGCAACTCGTCGCACCATATGAGTCTTCAACTTCCATGGTCCACAGACGATATGGTGTTGAGCTGCAAGACAGTATCAAAGCGCTGGTGAAGCGTCTCAACCATCCAAATCCCCCCCAAGAGCCTTTCAATCCCACCAAGTTGGCCGAAAATTTGGTTACCGCGGATAGAACCTGGCGGATGATCATTGAGCAGATGCGTGGTGCATTGCGTCGACAGGACGCGCCAGCAAAGTGGCTCGATTTGGTCGGCCTGTGGCCGAGGGTGACGATTCGTACTCTGCTATCAGAGCTGCGTAGTACTTCAGGAGCACGTTTCGGCGTTGGTGTAAAGAAGACGCTCATCGACCTGGGGCTAGCCATCACGAGGTATCAGCGCTTGTTACGTATCCAGAGGGCTAGTTCGAACGGTCGCAGCCAGCAGCTGTCCGAGGAACGTGTCAACGCTGGTCACACGAATTGGAAGCCTGAGGACCATGTTGATTGGCTCATTCTGGAGATCGACAATGATATCATGCTTCGCCCAGAGCAGGTTGACGTGGCGCTCGCGACAATATCTCCTCAGTCTGGCGAGAACTCGGTGACGCAGCTGTTGATGGGCAAAGGCAAAACTTCTTGCATTCTTCGTAAGACTGCCTCTCAACCCCTCATTTGTGTGTGCTAACACTCTTTCCAGCAATGGTTGCACTCGAACTTGCGACCGATAATCTTTTCCGAATCATAGTACCCCGGCCGCTTTTGCTACAGTCGGCTCAGATTCTGCAAGCTAAGCTGGGCAGTCTTTTGGACCGCGAGGTATTGCACGTACCATTTTCACGCAGAACTCCCACAGATCAACAGCTGATGCACGCTTACGGTTGTCTGCACAACGAGGTTCAACTGCGGAATGGCATCGTACTAGCATTGCCAGAGCACATCCTGTCCTTCAAACTCAGCGGCATCCAGCGCCTGTGCGATGGCAAGGTCGATGAGTCCGCCGTCATGATCAAGATTCAGGACCGCTTCGATCGGCATGCCAGAGATGTACTCGACGAATGCGATGTCACCCTTGGCATCCGTACGCAGCTAATCTATCCGTCTGGGTCACAGCATACTGTTGACGGGCATCCCTTACGTTGGCAAACCATTCAAGCATTGCTAGACCTTGTCTTCTCTTATCTGGATGACCTAGTGAACAGGTTTCCCCACAGCATCGAGGTAGTCAGGAGGACAGGTGTTTCGCTGTTCTACTTCCTGCGTGATGACGTTGAGGTGTACCTGCTTGATCAAATGGTACAAAAGATCTGCAGAGGCCAGACATCGATTTTACCGCTGCGCCACCTTTCGCGGCGTGCGCAACAGGACATTCGCTCCTTCATCACCGAGCCCCTAGTCGATGCCGCAATCACTTCCAGGGTCATGGCAATGTTCGGGGAGAAGCAACATTTGGTGCACGTAGTCCTTCATTTGCGGGGCCTCCTAGTGTATGGCATCTTGCTTTCGACTTTGAAGAAGCGCTGGAATGTGCAATACGGCCTGCATCCAACACGGGATCCGATAGCAGTGCCTTACCAGGTACGTTTGCTCCGTACCATGAGCTTAATGCAGCTTGGCTATCCTCACAGCTCTCTACTAATTCGTATCAGGCCAAAGGTGTCCCGTCACCCACCTCGGAGTGGGGCCATCCGGATGTCGCCATCATACTCACCTGCCTGTCATTCTACTATGAAGGTCTCAGTATGGCGCAATTCAAGCGAGCATTCAACCAGCTTGCAAAGTCAAATGAACCCAGTATTGAGTATGGTATGTGGGTTGCGGAGGGTGTGCCTGAAGCGTTCAAGAACTACAACGGCATAAATGTAGAGGACAGCCAGCAGTTGAGCGAGCTGCATCAGCATGTCAAGTAAGTGTTTGATGATGGCCGGAAAGCTTCCGGATATCGTTCTTTTGCTAACCAATAGCAGGTACAAGGTGTGCCTGCTTGACTCCTTCATGAATAGCTTCGTGTTCCCACAGCACGCAAAGCAATTCAGCGACAAACTGTCGGCATCAGGCTCCGATCTGGTCCTTTATGATCCTATGCGCTGTGGTAACGCAGCCACGACGGGGTTCTCCGGCACCAACGACACGCGACATCAGCTGCCCATGGCGATCAAGCAGAATGACCTCCTGCAACTGGCGCACAGCAATGCTGAAGTTCTGAGCTATCTACTTGAAGATCGCAACAGGCGCTACGTGCGCATGGTGGACCCTGAATCCAAGCGTCGTCTCAGCGAAACTGATCTACTGCGCAAATTGTTGCAACCTGGCACTCTAGCGGAACCCCATTCACGCATTCGAATTCTCATCGACGCTGGTGCACAGATTCTCGAGCACAGCAATCTTGGTCTTGTTAAAGCATGGCTGGACATCGACACAGCCGCAAAGGCCGCGGTCTATTTCGACACCACTCACCGTGCTATGGTCGCCTATCGCAAAGGCATGAATGTACCGCTTGTCGCCACTCCCTTTGTGGAGAACTTGGAAGAATGTCTGGTGTATCTTGACGAGAGTCACTGTCGAGGTAAGTTCAATGCCACGTGCTGAAGCGTCTCACAGAAGTTTGCGGAGTTGGTGCTACAACCCGAAGTTCTGCAACTCGCTTCAGCATCAATTGACAATAATGACTGCTGACTATTGCCTAGGCACCGATCTCAAGCTTCCACCATACGCGAGGGCCGCTGTAACGCTAGGACCTCATCTGACCAAAGATGCACTCGCACAAGCAGCGATGAGAATGAGACTTCTCGGAAAGTCACAGTCCGTCACGTTCTTCGTTCCACCTGAAGTACATCAGAGCATTCTGGATGTCCGATCAGCTGCGAAGGCGCCTATTGAATCACTAGGATCGCCCGACGTCATTCGATGGCTTCTACAGCGGTCTTGCAATGCCATAGACCAGCTCGAGCCGCTGTACTACAACCAGAGCGTCGACTATCTGAAGCGTACACAAGCCAAGCTTGACTACCCAGACTTCCTTCAGACTCGATCGTCCCGAAAGGCGTTCCTCAAGGTCGTACGCGCGAAAGAGCAGGTCTCGTTGAAGGAGCTTTACGAACCAAAATCTGCGCAAGCCATCAATTTCGTCGACCCCGCTACGTTTGCCCCGCCCTTACGGCTATATGCTACCGAGATTCTGCAGCGTAGAAGAGACCTCCAGGACCGTGGCATGACCATTTGCTCTTCTAGCCTCGAGGAAGTAGAGCAAGAGCGTGAGGTGGAGTTCGAGCTCGAGTGCGTTCGCGAGGTGCAGCCGCCTGTTCGCTTCGAAGCTTTGCCGATCGATGAGCTGCATCGCGACATCAAGCAATTTGCCACTACTGGTAGACTATCAATGGCAAGCGGTGCGTTTGAACCTATGTTCTGTGCTCTACGGAAATCGGCACTTGGTTTCAAACATGGTACAACCACGGCTGCCAGTACTCCTGGTCGGCTACTTGTTTCTACACAGTTTACTAGGACTGTCGATGTCCCTGAGACAAACGATAACTTCCTTCGACCCTGCCACTGGCTGCTGTGGCATTGCCAAAAGGAGATCGGCATGTTAGTCAGCCCCGAGGAGGCAGACCGACTTATCCCGATCCTGCGCAACAAGCTTCTCGACGTCCCGACTTGTCATCTTATTGTGTATGCAGCCCCACTCACTCGACACATGCTACACTTCAACGACATCGACTATTATGCAATCCCATGTCTACCAACTACCTTCAAAGCGCCAACTTGGTTAAAGGTCGAGCTGGGCATCTTTGCAGGTCGTCTGTACTTCGAGTGGAATGAGTACGACATGATCATGTCTTATCTAGGCATGGAAGCTACTCGTGAAGACGCTGCCGAATTTGTGCCGAGTGATTGCAAGGAGACATTTACCGCGAAGCCTCTAGCTTTCCTGCATGACTGGCTCGCTGTACGTCGTAGTGGCCTCGACTTCGAACACACG belongs to Pyrenophora tritici-repentis strain M4 chromosome 10, whole genome shotgun sequence and includes:
- a CDS encoding DUF3638 multi-domain protein, translated to MADPGRDALLHQLYNHVVLPRDVPGQEDPNLHQLGTELARRLCDAVKQIIPHAPLDDHAGLHAVRLALSSCLTLNVDGRIDKHALARELWQLEGRHALILHVTEQNAALLIHPHSSGNDGRKSIIFEAFETSATSEEVLASDGALQWDFPGQAIAIPHETFLDEDFRQTLVAFLEQSSLETIKQFAAVTTKASASITEVRDTPNPTLVTGWLMAILEASGAYHDTLGLRKRVRDTVSFHKAFKPWRRSPFYLVLRVGIQRHLYKLFGPEKGRVYFKTIMCMFLSNLLIDGLHAIPNDASYLLSQKLGSRLAKLEQSYAAGAKLARVTHHQIFSTLGRLFTDKLLFATKSLKSQWDSYTKQIRRIIHHIPPAARASDLELKLLHSGLVLDRAVQSCTKFVQNRVRPQQEILHRYEKSAGYKPITIVTSRYLCLYAYEEKVSEATSLALTQDGSSLCFQLADTIQAYVAEVGAQYNGYPEFRSRQLLTLMEIWKAMDEAATQCYPLLAQYHPGFDARVLDVLELSTLDELSRLQIVQSYIAKRCSGWCGQGSKTIFDAPNADSYAARAYDECDDMSKLQELRRAIEKDAEDRLTAKKEEWEKASARHESMRRTLALPTTVCPGFRTEIDARTGKRPHKAPCAFHKLNWEMKQMKINTHEHPLPESEPELKALVFELLCPSTFAAYRDATWLIISTLAHPPVTALGDGVPLLRAHKGLCRFANKTRSTVTLGSVGKPFTKTHWETSKFPTPFQDICYPFAMSLRYYDTEGGTWTSRASAASFAHLLPLKLPTGSPYLSLQNDGEHWPTSNVTLATQTQCPQDLTPHEFTAWQSLLLGTYLRWPCLLREMGSTNLNFSTASTSVVISRLCLQAGPASTDDILRDTHSIFHDVTFCLKLLEQVDSRLETIRRNWREAIQLDILLSILLKVNAMNSSTRISRVVSKLLGKARAIAAGWYKNQNLGSDQAESGPSIFAIWAAVLYKRTVYSLLAPHCDISSQILADFIIMSIALQECLVGEFNSLPYNLRNAILRDLYLVWSSRHQLQTIIVSDSHAMLEAVEAVWPAPVTIAPRTYIVPDTWWLVMTLAMEQGSQHHVHYNILHGMLLIDGHPMGMLPPEYLHSPILQELLGSQSPKSFPSAMPGMSLVISRPLANIYWLHLGFRGERLVIRAEQRGKQQSKVFELIDRSLFSNDLPAALVEKCYHWVDLAAQTMEIRQQEPFKSKLSNWRLDLKTRRATRNATRNAGSTLVDPHCALARSIAENFSYFEFANMITVYQPPNSNIRVELHRLELHFVVNRNGSLLCPQLGAIVAETAYQDVGTWHGLRSKLVMRSIGSPTQFSVLLPMGSHVIKRHGPHVSIVVRNKGEYLKFEVNNVLGRIECPAEPLMLYYRALWHALTAHPIPDVLTGRTGVEEALQYLTSGAYRPWTPLNPSARDLLLMIAKLSPRRGYYPPTMKKMESVTWDPDTTVYMQDDRYRRAVNDILLRNAQLQKFSPPFESVDRSPTGAGHDHLENRALSRVPGSTSKHAQAYLRRDGRLVGTQREHVISLAKVLFVSTHEAVRNVQLARLFENTSVIGGYVKRFDMIQITDILEADQVLHWGPLVITALKCSNNKKFHLTFLFCLLAFSPTANMQLLRGALSFALLHDLRVLRLPKSPSYNRFVSHEMPTVDRLMELMEDAKQPYVANVKAKPSRVLNLELRHNTDATDACRTLATSIVALWPSKDLDRLLLTTVNDSLLDREEALALVRPEWNRLVDNDDFSDHLVELQTVLSSYPELSQAEHQTESRFDVSPSSLYPSTMGGGGTLLLKDVLTKDISFISAKSREVDYVEPFKKPRVFNVMQLLPANSYVSKPVGELSQLVAPYESSTSMVHRRYGVELQDSIKALVKRLNHPNPPQEPFNPTKLAENLVTADRTWRMIIEQMRGALRRQDAPAKWLDLVGLWPRVTIRTLLSELRSTSGARFGVGVKKTLIDLGLAITRYQRLLRIQRASSNGRSQQLSEERVNAGHTNWKPEDHVDWLILEIDNDIMLRPEQVDVALATISPQSGENSVTQLLMGKGKTSCILPMVALELATDNLFRIIVPRPLLLQSAQILQAKLGSLLDREVLHVPFSRRTPTDQQLMHAYGCLHNEVQLRNGIVLALPEHILSFKLSGIQRLCDGKVDESAVMIKIQDRFDRHARDVLDECDVTLGIRTQLIYPSGSQHTVDGHPLRWQTIQALLDLVFSYLDDLVNRFPHSIEVVRRTGVSLFYFLRDDVEVYLLDQMVQKICRGQTSILPLRHLSRRAQQDIRSFITEPLVDAAITSRVMAMFGEKQHLVHVVLHLRGLLVYGILLSTLKKRWNVQYGLHPTRDPIAVPYQAKGVPSPTSEWGHPDVAIILTCLSFYYEGLSMAQFKRAFNQLAKSNEPSIEYGMWVAEGVPEAFKNYNGINVEDSQQLSELHQHVK
- a CDS encoding YL1 domain containing protein; translated protein: MNSFVFPQHAKQFSDKLSASGSDLVLYDPMRCGNAATTGFSGTNDTRHQLPMAIKQNDLLQLAHSNAEVLSYLLEDRNRRYVRMVDPESKRRLSETDLLRKLLQPGTLAEPHSRIRILIDAGAQILEHSNLGLVKAWLDIDTAAKAAVYFDTTHRAMVAYRKGMNVPLVATPFVENLEECLVYLDESHCRGTDLKLPPYARAAVTLGPHLTKDALAQAAMRMRLLGKSQSVTFFVPPEVHQSILDVRSAAKAPIESLGSPDVIRWLLQRSCNAIDQLEPLYYNQSVDYLKRTQAKLDYPDFLQTRSSRKAFLKVVRAKEQVSLKELYEPKSAQAINFVDPATFAPPLRLYATEILQRRRDLQDRGMTICSSSLEEVEQEREVEFELECVREVQPPVRFEALPIDELHRDIKQFATTGRLSMASGAFEPMFCALRKSALGFKHGTTTAASTPGRLLVSTQFTRTVDVPETNDNFLRPCHWLLWHCQKEIGMLVSPEEADRLIPILRNKLLDVPTCHLIVYAAPLTRHMLHFNDIDYYAIPCLPTTFKAPTWLKVELGIFAGRLYFEWNEYDMIMSYLGMEATREDAAEFVPSDCKETFTAKPLAFLHDWLAVRRSGLDFEHTPVGFITTGKPLSTEHSFFAALEEQEDTETELLHTTQATSNQIDGADESDDEDYDKEHLFQHNEDDNHDDFHDAQEAFDVEGNTFFDGEAYEPAQEGDGDEKEE